One region of Salvia miltiorrhiza cultivar Shanhuang (shh) chromosome 3, IMPLAD_Smil_shh, whole genome shotgun sequence genomic DNA includes:
- the LOC131016754 gene encoding uncharacterized protein LOC131016754 isoform X5, with the protein MEMNGGLRINSESGQHSIGYGAGGEWMVQEETRKSFNDIEMTPCVATEFMDGESESVFYDVKVTEEVFDETELMCSVDVLSSNSELVYESHVKNGAKSKSCSEIQLRGPVDYSASEPCTRARANDVFSSAELKPSVEDHETEIFMNDMAKEAQNGGDTEPKGVLNDSEMDLRAENHALEQLDDGKVELYSNSDEVKEAQNYSGLETCHKNQVKEPTNDDLHSEVSNPNLSPKQVTSSFTISSQPLDVLSGERGGCGEITSACSWNCFADGNFREEEHSKCKQESLSTARVVLEIPKHVRPTGIRKITFKFSKRKDECDSDLSIKPLVDDKFNEDLYDNEISVAAADGLSIHGFRNDDWIALENSKVKLSMVDGECLDPRSPSSCAPNMELRMSKKIIPDNYPSNVKKLLCTGILEGARVKYISMSGEKELPGIIRSGGYLCGCCICNFSKVVSAYEFELHSGSKTRHPNNHIYLENGKPIYSIIEELKTAPLSAVDTVIKAVVGSSLNEDYYQLWKASLEHKHDVAYGDSVHHYFGMSHSTTSSVRHSTEDGTCPNAYLYSHVTPFNRQGYAEAQVEQKRPIKKPRHNHSSSFWEHKKTTEGGNKKRDNDLHKLLFMPNGLPDGTSLAYYSKGKRILGGYKQGNGIVCSCCNFEISPSQFEAHAGWAAKRQPYRNIYTSSGLTLHDIALMLANGQSLPSSGSDDMCAVCGDGGELIICNGCPRAFHAACLGLQCLPANDWYCPHCKDRLGPGRKASGESRPIILRLKRVVKAPEFEPGGCVICRSQDFSAAKFDDRTVIICDQCEKEYHVGCLRESEMCDLKELPEDKWFCCDDCYKIFEALQSLASGEPEIIPASVSSAVCEKHATIGLNDRYMNEIQWCILSGKSRAPGHLMLLSRAAAIFRECFDPIVAKSGRDLIPVMVYGRNISGQEFSGMYCVVLIVNSIVVSAALLRIFGKDVAELPLVATDRENQGKGYFQALFSCIERFLSSMSVRHLVLPAAEEAEPMWTNKLGFRKTSHEKMLKYTRDFQLTIFKGTSLLEKEVQP; encoded by the exons ATGGAAATGAACGGTGGATTGAGGATTAATTCAGAGAGCGGGCAACATTCGATAGGGTATGGTGCGGGAGGCGAGTGGATGGTGCAGGAAGAAACGAGGAAATCATTCAATGATATTGAGATGACGCCTTGTGTGGCAACTGAGTTTATGGATGGTGAAAGTGAGTCTGTCTTTTATGACGTGAAGGTAACTGAAGAGGTGTTCGATGAGACTGAATTGATGTGTTCTGTTGACGTCTTGTCAAGTAACAGTGAATTAGTTTATGAAAGCCACGTGAAGAATGGTGCTAAATCGAAATCATGCTCTGAAATTCAGCTCAGAGGACCTGTGGATTATTCTGCGTCGGAACCTTGTACAAGGGCTCGTGCAAATGATGTTTTTAGTAGTGCAGAGCTAAAACCCTCTGTGGAAGATCATGAAACTGAAATATTCATGAATGACATGGCAAAGGAAGCACAGAACGGTGGAGATACAGAACCGAAGGGAGTACTGAATGATAGTGAGATGGATCTGCGTGCGGAGAATCATGCACTGGAACAGTTAGATGATGGTAAGGTTGAGCTGTATTCTAATAGTGACGAGGTGAAAGAAGCACAAAATTATTCTGGTTTGGAGACGTGTCACAAAAATCAAGTTAAAGAGCCAACCAATGATGATTTGCATTCTGAAGTTTCAAACCCAAATCTGTCCCCGAAACAGGTTACCTCAAGCTTCACCATTAGCAGTCAACCTCTTGATGTGCTTAGTGGTGAACGTGGTGGTTGTGGAGAGATTACATCAGCTTGTTCCTGGAATTGCTTCGCTGATGGAAACTTTCGTGAAGAAGAACACAGTAAGTGCAAACAGGAATCACTTTCTACAGCTCGTGTGGTTCTTGAAATTCCAAAGCATGTTAGACCCACTGGTATTCGAAAGATTACATTTAAATTCAGTAAACGGAAAGACGAATGTGATTCAGACCTATCCATTAAGCCCTTGGTTGATGACAAATTTAACGAGGACCTTTATGATAATGAAATATCTGTGGCTGCTGCTGATGGTTTATCTATCCATGGCTTTCGCAATGATGACTGGATTGCTTTGGAGAACTCAAAAGTGAAATTAAGCATGGTTGACGGAGAGTGTCTTGACCCAAGAAGTCCTTCCTCTTGTGCTCCCAACATGGAACTGAGGATGTCTAAGAAAATAATTCCAGATAATTACCCTTCAAATGTTAAGAAGCTTTTGTGCACTGGAATACTGGAAGGAGCTAGAGTTAAGTATATTTCTATGTCTGGCGAG AAGGAGCTTCCCGGAATTATAAGAAGTGGTGGGTACTTGTGTGGCTGTTGCATCTGCAACTTCTCCAAA GTGGTTAGTGCATACGAGTTTGAACTTCACTCTGGTAGCAAGACAAGACATCCAAATAATCACATATATTTGGAGAATGGGAAGCCAATTTATAGCATAATTGAAGAACTCAAAACTGCTCCTCTCAGCGCAGTGGATACAGTGATAAAAGCTGTTGTAGGTTCTTCTTTAAATGAGGATTACTATCAGCTCTGGAAAG CAAGTCTTGAACATAAACATGATGTAGCCTATGGAGACAGTGTACACCACTATTTTGGCATGTCGCACTCCACCACCAG CTCTGTGAGACACTCTACTGAAGACGGCACTTGTCCTAATGCATATCTTTATTCTCATGTAACACCCTTTAATCGGCAAGGCTATGCCGAGGCACAAGTTGAGCAGAAGCGTCCAATCAAGAA GCCAAGACACAACCATTCTAGCTCTTTTTGGGAGCATAAGAAGACCACAGAAGGTGGAAACAAAAAAAG GGACAATGATTTGCACAAATTACTTTTTATGCCGAATGGACTGCCAGATGGGACCAGTTTGGCTTATTACTCTAAAGGAAAG AGGATTCTTGGGGGTTACAAGCAGGGAAATGGCATAGTCTGTAGTTGTTGTAACTTTGAG aTCAGTCCCTCCCAATTCGAGGCTCACGCTGGATGGGCAGCTAAACGTCAACC CTATCGTAATATCTATACATCCTCTGGATTAACACTTCATGACATCGCCTTGATGCTGGCGAATGGCCAAAGTCTTCCATCTAGTGGAAGTGATGATATGTGTGCAGTATGCGGAGATGGAGGTGAACTTATTATATGCAATGGATGCCCTCGAGCTTTTCATGCTG CTTGTTTAGGTTTACAGTGTCTCCCCGCAAATGATTGGTATTGTCCGCATTGCAAGGATAGACTTGGTCCTGGTAGAAAAGCATCTGGAGAGTCGAGACCAATTATCCTTAGACTAAAGAGAGTGGTAAAGGCACCAGAATTCGAGCCCGGTGGCTGTGTGATCTGCAG GTCACAGGACTTCAGTGCTGCGAAGTTTGATGACCGAACAGTGATAATATGTGATCAA TGTGAGAAGGAATATCATGTTGGTTGTTTACGTGAGTCCGAGATGTGTGATCTGAAA GAACTTCCTGAGGATAAATGGTTTTGTTGCGATGACTGCTATAAGATTTTCGAAGCACTACAGAGTTTGGCTTCTGGTGAACCTGAGATAATTCCAGCTTCAGTGTCATCTGCAGTATGTGAGAAGCATGCAACAATTGGTTTGAATGATAGGTATATGAATGAGATCCAATGGTGCATTCTGAGTGGAAAAAGTCGAGCTCCAGGGCATCTAATGTTGCTCTCTCGAGCAGCAGCAATTTTTCGC GAATGCTTTGACCCCATCGTTGCAAAATCTGGTCGGGATCTTATCCCAGTTATGGTGTATGG AAGGAACATATCTGGGCAAGAGTTTAGTGGAATGTATTGTGTGGTTTTAATTGTGAA CTCCATTGTTGTATCAGCTGCTCTCCTCAGGATATTTGGAAAAGATGTTGCTGAACTTCCGTTGGTAGCTACTGATAGAGAAAATCAAGGAAAA GGCTATTTTCAAGCGTTGTTTTCATGCATTGAGAGATTCCTATCATCCATGAGTGTGAGACACCTGGTACTCCCTGCGGCTGAGGAAGCTGAACCTATGTGGACAAATAAGCTAGGCTTCAGGAAGACGAGCCATGAGAAA ATGCTTAAGTACACGAGAGACTTTCAGCTAACAATTTTCAAGGGAACATCCTTGTTGGAAAAGGAAGTACAACCATAG
- the LOC131016754 gene encoding uncharacterized protein LOC131016754 isoform X4, whose protein sequence is MEMNGGLRINSESGQHSIGYGAGGEWMVQEETRKSFNDIEMTPCVATEFMDGESESVFYDVKVTEEVFDETELMCSVDVLSSNSELVYESHVKNGAKSKSCSEIQLRGPVDYSASEPCTRARANDVFSSAELKPSVEDHETEIFMNDMAKEAQNGGDTEPKGVLNDSEMDLRAENHALEQLDDGKVELYSNSDEVKEAQNYSGLETCHKNQVKEPTNDDLHSEVSNPNLSPKQVTSSFTISSQPLDVLSGERGGCGEITSACSWNCFADGNFREEEHSKCKQESLSTARVVLEIPKHVRPTGIRKITFKFSKRKDECDSDLSIKPLVDDKFNEDLYDNEISVAAADGLSIHGFRNDDWIALENSKVKLSMVDGECLDPRSPSSCAPNMELRMSKKIIPDNYPSNVKKLLCTGILEGARVKYISMSGEKELPGIIRSGGYLCGCCICNFSKVVSAYEFELHSGSKTRHPNNHIYLENGKPIYSIIEELKTAPLSAVDTVIKAVVGSSLNEDYYQLWKASLEHKHDVAYGDSVHHYFGMSHSTTRYVSVRHSTEDGTCPNAYLYSHVTPFNRQGYAEAQVEQKRPIKKPRHNHSSSFWEHKKTTEGGNKKRDNDLHKLLFMPNGLPDGTSLAYYSKGKRILGGYKQGNGIVCSCCNFEISPSQFEAHAGWAAKRQPYRNIYTSSGLTLHDIALMLANGQSLPSSGSDDMCAVCGDGGELIICNGCPRAFHAACLGLQCLPANDWYCPHCKDRLGPGRKASGESRPIILRLKRVVKAPEFEPGGCVICRSQDFSAAKFDDRTVIICDQCEKEYHVGCLRESEMCDLKELPEDKWFCCDDCYKIFEALQSLASGEPEIIPASVSSAVCEKHATIGLNDRYMNEIQWCILSGKSRAPGHLMLLSRAAAIFRECFDPIVAKSGRDLIPVMVYGRNISGQEFSGMYCVVLIVNSIVVSAALLRIFGKDVAELPLVATDRENQGKGYFQALFSCIERFLSSMSVRHLVLPAAEEAEPMWTNKLGFRKTSHEKMLKYTRDFQLTIFKGTSLLEKEVQP, encoded by the exons ATGGAAATGAACGGTGGATTGAGGATTAATTCAGAGAGCGGGCAACATTCGATAGGGTATGGTGCGGGAGGCGAGTGGATGGTGCAGGAAGAAACGAGGAAATCATTCAATGATATTGAGATGACGCCTTGTGTGGCAACTGAGTTTATGGATGGTGAAAGTGAGTCTGTCTTTTATGACGTGAAGGTAACTGAAGAGGTGTTCGATGAGACTGAATTGATGTGTTCTGTTGACGTCTTGTCAAGTAACAGTGAATTAGTTTATGAAAGCCACGTGAAGAATGGTGCTAAATCGAAATCATGCTCTGAAATTCAGCTCAGAGGACCTGTGGATTATTCTGCGTCGGAACCTTGTACAAGGGCTCGTGCAAATGATGTTTTTAGTAGTGCAGAGCTAAAACCCTCTGTGGAAGATCATGAAACTGAAATATTCATGAATGACATGGCAAAGGAAGCACAGAACGGTGGAGATACAGAACCGAAGGGAGTACTGAATGATAGTGAGATGGATCTGCGTGCGGAGAATCATGCACTGGAACAGTTAGATGATGGTAAGGTTGAGCTGTATTCTAATAGTGACGAGGTGAAAGAAGCACAAAATTATTCTGGTTTGGAGACGTGTCACAAAAATCAAGTTAAAGAGCCAACCAATGATGATTTGCATTCTGAAGTTTCAAACCCAAATCTGTCCCCGAAACAGGTTACCTCAAGCTTCACCATTAGCAGTCAACCTCTTGATGTGCTTAGTGGTGAACGTGGTGGTTGTGGAGAGATTACATCAGCTTGTTCCTGGAATTGCTTCGCTGATGGAAACTTTCGTGAAGAAGAACACAGTAAGTGCAAACAGGAATCACTTTCTACAGCTCGTGTGGTTCTTGAAATTCCAAAGCATGTTAGACCCACTGGTATTCGAAAGATTACATTTAAATTCAGTAAACGGAAAGACGAATGTGATTCAGACCTATCCATTAAGCCCTTGGTTGATGACAAATTTAACGAGGACCTTTATGATAATGAAATATCTGTGGCTGCTGCTGATGGTTTATCTATCCATGGCTTTCGCAATGATGACTGGATTGCTTTGGAGAACTCAAAAGTGAAATTAAGCATGGTTGACGGAGAGTGTCTTGACCCAAGAAGTCCTTCCTCTTGTGCTCCCAACATGGAACTGAGGATGTCTAAGAAAATAATTCCAGATAATTACCCTTCAAATGTTAAGAAGCTTTTGTGCACTGGAATACTGGAAGGAGCTAGAGTTAAGTATATTTCTATGTCTGGCGAG AAGGAGCTTCCCGGAATTATAAGAAGTGGTGGGTACTTGTGTGGCTGTTGCATCTGCAACTTCTCCAAA GTGGTTAGTGCATACGAGTTTGAACTTCACTCTGGTAGCAAGACAAGACATCCAAATAATCACATATATTTGGAGAATGGGAAGCCAATTTATAGCATAATTGAAGAACTCAAAACTGCTCCTCTCAGCGCAGTGGATACAGTGATAAAAGCTGTTGTAGGTTCTTCTTTAAATGAGGATTACTATCAGCTCTGGAAAG CAAGTCTTGAACATAAACATGATGTAGCCTATGGAGACAGTGTACACCACTATTTTGGCATGTCGCACTCCACCACCAGGTACGT CTCTGTGAGACACTCTACTGAAGACGGCACTTGTCCTAATGCATATCTTTATTCTCATGTAACACCCTTTAATCGGCAAGGCTATGCCGAGGCACAAGTTGAGCAGAAGCGTCCAATCAAGAA GCCAAGACACAACCATTCTAGCTCTTTTTGGGAGCATAAGAAGACCACAGAAGGTGGAAACAAAAAAAG GGACAATGATTTGCACAAATTACTTTTTATGCCGAATGGACTGCCAGATGGGACCAGTTTGGCTTATTACTCTAAAGGAAAG AGGATTCTTGGGGGTTACAAGCAGGGAAATGGCATAGTCTGTAGTTGTTGTAACTTTGAG aTCAGTCCCTCCCAATTCGAGGCTCACGCTGGATGGGCAGCTAAACGTCAACC CTATCGTAATATCTATACATCCTCTGGATTAACACTTCATGACATCGCCTTGATGCTGGCGAATGGCCAAAGTCTTCCATCTAGTGGAAGTGATGATATGTGTGCAGTATGCGGAGATGGAGGTGAACTTATTATATGCAATGGATGCCCTCGAGCTTTTCATGCTG CTTGTTTAGGTTTACAGTGTCTCCCCGCAAATGATTGGTATTGTCCGCATTGCAAGGATAGACTTGGTCCTGGTAGAAAAGCATCTGGAGAGTCGAGACCAATTATCCTTAGACTAAAGAGAGTGGTAAAGGCACCAGAATTCGAGCCCGGTGGCTGTGTGATCTGCAG GTCACAGGACTTCAGTGCTGCGAAGTTTGATGACCGAACAGTGATAATATGTGATCAA TGTGAGAAGGAATATCATGTTGGTTGTTTACGTGAGTCCGAGATGTGTGATCTGAAA GAACTTCCTGAGGATAAATGGTTTTGTTGCGATGACTGCTATAAGATTTTCGAAGCACTACAGAGTTTGGCTTCTGGTGAACCTGAGATAATTCCAGCTTCAGTGTCATCTGCAGTATGTGAGAAGCATGCAACAATTGGTTTGAATGATAGGTATATGAATGAGATCCAATGGTGCATTCTGAGTGGAAAAAGTCGAGCTCCAGGGCATCTAATGTTGCTCTCTCGAGCAGCAGCAATTTTTCGC GAATGCTTTGACCCCATCGTTGCAAAATCTGGTCGGGATCTTATCCCAGTTATGGTGTATGG AAGGAACATATCTGGGCAAGAGTTTAGTGGAATGTATTGTGTGGTTTTAATTGTGAA CTCCATTGTTGTATCAGCTGCTCTCCTCAGGATATTTGGAAAAGATGTTGCTGAACTTCCGTTGGTAGCTACTGATAGAGAAAATCAAGGAAAA GGCTATTTTCAAGCGTTGTTTTCATGCATTGAGAGATTCCTATCATCCATGAGTGTGAGACACCTGGTACTCCCTGCGGCTGAGGAAGCTGAACCTATGTGGACAAATAAGCTAGGCTTCAGGAAGACGAGCCATGAGAAA ATGCTTAAGTACACGAGAGACTTTCAGCTAACAATTTTCAAGGGAACATCCTTGTTGGAAAAGGAAGTACAACCATAG